In Nostoc sp. UHCC 0926, a single genomic region encodes these proteins:
- a CDS encoding ion channel: MKFRLKRLSRKKRERLIPPIQIQVRDGKFEIMGMGAWHSYWRDPYHLLLTIPWTGFLILISAFYVTINTLFALAYLIGGDCIANARPGSFLDVFFFSVQTLASIGYGAMYPKTTYANIIVTIEAMIGLVGIAVMTGLAFARFSRPTARVLFSRVAVITPHDAMPTLIFRTANKRRNTILEAQMRVYLMRDEVTIEGQFMRRFYDLKLLRNQTPSFTLSWSVMHVIDEFSPLYGMTPESLTQTNTMLIISLSGIDETVAQVVNARHSYGANEILWNNQFVDIFHHTPDGHRYIDYNRFHDVLPLD, encoded by the coding sequence ATGAAATTTCGACTCAAGAGACTTTCACGGAAGAAACGAGAGCGTCTGATCCCACCTATTCAGATTCAAGTTCGAGATGGAAAATTTGAGATTATGGGTATGGGTGCATGGCATTCTTACTGGCGCGATCCCTACCATCTGCTGCTAACGATTCCCTGGACTGGCTTTCTGATCCTGATTAGTGCTTTTTATGTAACTATTAATACTCTATTTGCCCTAGCTTACTTGATAGGAGGAGATTGTATTGCCAACGCCCGACCTGGCTCTTTTTTAGATGTGTTTTTCTTTAGTGTGCAAACCCTAGCATCCATCGGCTATGGGGCAATGTATCCTAAAACAACTTACGCCAACATTATTGTCACGATTGAAGCAATGATCGGTTTGGTGGGAATTGCTGTGATGACAGGACTAGCGTTTGCTCGGTTCTCCCGACCCACAGCCCGTGTGCTTTTTAGCCGTGTTGCTGTAATTACACCTCATGATGCGATGCCAACTCTGATATTTCGCACCGCTAATAAGCGCCGCAATACAATTTTGGAGGCGCAGATGCGAGTCTACTTAATGCGCGACGAAGTAACCATAGAAGGGCAGTTCATGCGTCGGTTCTACGATCTTAAACTGCTGAGGAACCAAACACCAAGCTTCACGTTAAGCTGGTCAGTGATGCATGTCATTGATGAGTTTAGTCCTCTATATGGGATGACACCAGAATCGTTAACCCAGACAAATACTATGCTGATCATTTCTTTGAGTGGCATTGATGAAACGGTTGCACAAGTGGTTAATGCCCGTCATAGCTATGGTGCTAATGAGATTTTGTGGAACAATCAATTTGTCGATATCTTCCACCACACACCCGATGGACATCGCTACATTGATTACAACCGCTTCCACGATGTTTTACCTTTAGATTAA
- a CDS encoding YsnF/AvaK domain-containing protein has protein sequence MTKNIGQANSNSRTSSSLADLKKKVNNFAVIDKQGQLVGVVHDLIVDTNRRLNLVISNQANQQTGEYNQQLGDKRPSLFRLQSQRIKKIDKPTKSVFIDLNKSEIEYMPEYLETETPGDSNSTEQLANNRIINSPVEATNSEEASEEQIIRLLEERLVVESSKRKVGEVIVRKVIETRMVQVPVRREKLIVEQISPEHKQLAEIDLGQEEIDGIDLTQVERLEVTHLDSALTVSGEFTSPKTASLLLNAIALELNHGCKLVRVTIAVEDESHQKKYQEWFDRCSKSQSIKPEK, from the coding sequence ATGACCAAAAACATTGGACAGGCAAACTCGAACTCTCGCACTAGCAGCTCACTAGCAGATTTGAAAAAGAAGGTAAATAATTTTGCTGTCATCGATAAGCAAGGTCAGCTAGTAGGAGTAGTTCATGATTTAATTGTGGATACTAATCGTCGGCTAAACTTAGTTATATCTAACCAGGCGAATCAACAAACTGGAGAATATAATCAGCAATTAGGCGATAAACGTCCTTCTTTATTTCGATTGCAGAGCCAGAGAATCAAAAAAATCGACAAGCCGACTAAATCTGTTTTCATAGACTTAAACAAATCAGAAATCGAGTATATGCCTGAATATTTAGAAACAGAAACACCAGGCGATAGCAACTCAACTGAGCAACTAGCCAATAATCGAATTATAAATAGCCCAGTTGAGGCAACAAATTCAGAAGAGGCTAGCGAAGAACAGATTATTCGTCTATTAGAAGAACGACTAGTTGTTGAAAGCAGCAAGCGGAAAGTTGGTGAGGTAATTGTTCGCAAAGTAATTGAAACCCGGATGGTGCAAGTTCCTGTCCGGCGTGAAAAGTTGATTGTGGAACAAATTAGCCCAGAACACAAACAACTCGCAGAAATTGATTTAGGACAAGAGGAAATTGATGGTATTGACTTGACCCAAGTAGAAAGACTTGAAGTTACACATCTTGACAGCGCTTTAACGGTAAGCGGCGAATTTACTTCGCCTAAAACTGCTAGTTTATTGTTAAATGCGATCGCACTAGAGCTAAATCACGGATGCAAGCTGGTGCGAGTGACTATTGCTGTTGAAGATGAGTCACACCAGAAAAAATACCAGGAGTGGTTTGACCGCTGTTCTAAAAGTCAATCAATAAAGCCAGAAAAATAA